The following coding sequences are from one Streptomyces dengpaensis window:
- a CDS encoding histidine phosphatase family protein: MAPRILLARHGQTEWSLSGKHTGRTDIPLLEEGRRGAKLLGERLHRAPFDGLPGVEVRTSPLARARETCELAGFAERATTWDTLMEWDYGAYEGMTPAEIQAVRPGWFIWRDGVPEGETLEQVSARADEVVAHARAEDRDLLVFAHGHILRSIGARWLGLPLDFAARIRLSPTSLSELGWAYGEPAIESWNDCGHLTA; encoded by the coding sequence ATGGCACCGCGCATCCTGCTGGCCCGGCACGGACAGACGGAATGGTCGCTGTCCGGCAAGCACACCGGCAGGACCGACATCCCGCTCCTGGAAGAGGGCCGGCGCGGCGCCAAGCTGCTGGGCGAGCGGCTGCACCGGGCCCCCTTCGACGGCCTCCCCGGGGTCGAGGTGCGCACCAGCCCGCTGGCACGCGCGCGTGAGACCTGCGAACTCGCCGGGTTCGCAGAGCGCGCGACCACCTGGGACACGCTCATGGAGTGGGACTACGGCGCTTACGAGGGCATGACCCCGGCCGAGATCCAGGCGGTGCGCCCCGGGTGGTTCATCTGGCGCGACGGTGTCCCCGAAGGGGAGACCCTGGAGCAGGTCTCCGCGCGCGCGGACGAGGTTGTGGCCCACGCCCGCGCCGAGGACCGTGACCTTCTGGTCTTCGCCCACGGCCACATCCTGCGCTCCATCGGCGCCCGCTGGCTCGGTCTCCCTCTCGACTTCGCGGCCCGTATCCGTCTCAGCCCGACCTCGCTGTCGGAGCTCGGGTGGGCCTACGGAGAGCCCGCGATCGAGTCGTGGAACGACTGCGGACACCTGACCGCGTAA